In Bacteroidota bacterium, a single window of DNA contains:
- a CDS encoding tetratricopeptide repeat protein yields MKALFLAFVLAWCSALLAQTQDDVNKVRLAKNFEQAGEFDQARLVYEELARADSTSYVYFDGLRRCYEQLKNYDAAIALNLRWLKRQPNDLNLLASLGTLYYKSGSEARADSAWNAAIAAAPKSAMSYTIVSLAQSDNRLFEKSIGTYLRGRKEIGEPTLFVGEMAMLYSLMMNYGEATREYMTMLSLNEHELELVESRLSGFTAKGEGLAAATTVVEEAAARDSRNVVVRRLLLWLYMEGKRFYKALEIAKEIDALTHSNGVEVMSFAGLAFKEKAYDAAAMAYRSFVENYRATAQTPNAMFGYARAMEELGPAADTLNDLRSVPGALLSESHPGYQGAMELYLSLSRDYPHTEVSVQALYRAAMMHFERYFDLDAAEAILDSLLMLPQAQKMSPAILSATGAVKVAQGKLAEASHRYAIAAASPYALPEEKTRARFALAEIQFFQAQFDSASSLLRDIAQALSDDESNDALRLLHFIKENQTGSGPALKEYAHAALLDRRKKYSEEIASLSSIVQTFPDAPLAENALLKKAELSVVVGQPNDALASYEKLLSDYPKSIMRDKAQFGIGELYQFQLKDKEKAIHAYEQLLALFPNSLLVEQARKRIRGLRGDVL; encoded by the coding sequence ATGAAAGCGCTCTTTCTTGCGTTCGTTCTGGCGTGGTGTTCTGCTCTCCTGGCTCAGACTCAGGATGACGTGAACAAAGTCCGCCTGGCGAAAAATTTCGAGCAGGCCGGGGAATTCGACCAGGCGCGTTTGGTTTACGAGGAACTCGCCCGGGCCGATTCGACAAGTTATGTTTACTTTGACGGACTCCGCCGCTGTTATGAGCAACTGAAAAATTATGATGCCGCGATTGCCCTGAATCTGCGATGGTTGAAACGCCAGCCCAATGACCTCAACCTTCTTGCCTCGCTTGGCACTCTTTATTATAAATCGGGAAGCGAGGCGCGCGCGGACTCGGCATGGAATGCCGCGATCGCCGCCGCACCGAAGAGCGCCATGAGCTATACCATCGTCAGCCTGGCTCAATCCGATAACCGGCTTTTTGAAAAGTCGATCGGTACCTACCTTCGGGGAAGAAAAGAGATCGGCGAACCGACCCTGTTCGTAGGAGAGATGGCGATGTTGTACTCATTGATGATGAACTATGGCGAGGCGACTCGTGAGTACATGACCATGCTGTCTCTCAATGAGCATGAGCTGGAGCTTGTGGAATCCCGGCTGTCGGGGTTTACCGCAAAAGGGGAGGGTCTCGCAGCGGCGACGACGGTCGTTGAAGAAGCGGCCGCGCGGGATTCCAGGAACGTGGTGGTCCGGCGTTTGCTTCTCTGGCTTTATATGGAAGGGAAGCGCTTTTACAAGGCGCTTGAAATCGCGAAAGAAATTGATGCGCTGACGCATTCCAACGGCGTTGAAGTGATGTCCTTTGCCGGTTTGGCGTTCAAGGAAAAAGCATACGACGCTGCCGCCATGGCGTATCGGTCCTTCGTTGAAAACTATCGCGCGACGGCTCAGACGCCGAACGCCATGTTCGGTTACGCACGCGCCATGGAGGAGCTTGGTCCGGCCGCAGATACCTTGAACGATCTTCGGTCGGTGCCCGGAGCGCTCCTTTCGGAATCTCATCCTGGTTATCAGGGTGCGATGGAGCTGTATCTTTCGTTATCCAGAGATTATCCGCACACGGAGGTGAGCGTGCAGGCGCTGTACCGCGCTGCGATGATGCACTTCGAGCGCTATTTTGATTTGGATGCTGCCGAAGCGATCCTCGACTCGCTGCTCATGCTTCCCCAGGCTCAAAAAATGTCCCCGGCAATTCTGTCCGCGACGGGAGCGGTCAAGGTCGCACAAGGGAAGCTGGCTGAAGCCTCCCACCGGTATGCAATCGCCGCCGCGTCCCCCTATGCTCTGCCGGAAGAAAAGACACGAGCCCGCTTTGCCCTGGCTGAAATTCAATTTTTCCAGGCACAGTTTGACAGCGCTTCATCGCTCCTTCGGGATATCGCCCAGGCTCTTTCCGACGACGAATCGAACGACGCGCTCCGTCTCCTTCATTTTATTAAGGAGAATCAGACGGGAAGCGGGCCCGCCTTAAAAGAATATGCGCATGCGGCGCTGCTGGACCGCCGGAAAAAATATTCGGAGGAGATAGCATCACTCTCGTCCATCGTGCAGACTTTTCCCGACGCTCCGCTCGCGGAAAATGCGCTCCTCAAGAAAGCCGAGCTCTCTGTCGTTGTCGGTCAGCCGAACGACGCGCTTGCGTCGTACGAGAAGCTTCTCTCCGATTACCCAAAGAGTATCATGCGGGATAAAGCGCAATTCGGTATCGGCGAGTTGTATCAATTCCAGTTAAAGGACAAGGAGAAGGCGATCCATGCCTATGAGCAATTGCTCGCTTTGTTCCCCAATTCGCTGCTGGTCGAACAGGCGAGAAAGAGGATCCGCGGACTGCGCGGCGATGTCCTGTGA
- the folD gene encoding bifunctional methylenetetrahydrofolate dehydrogenase/methenyltetrahydrofolate cyclohydrolase FolD: MPASIIDGKKIAEEIRAEVKESAARLKSRTGIVPGIAFILVGENPASQSYVKSKGKACAELGFYSITEQVPASISEEEVLAMIGAFNKDKKIHGILVQLPLPRHINEQKIIEAISPEKDVDGFHPISAGRMMVGADTFFPCTPAGILELLKRSGINPSGKHVVVAGRSNIVGKPIANILLQKKEWCNAIVTVAHTGAADLGFYARQADILIVAIGKPRAVTASMVKPGSIVIDVGINRIEDPSTKTGYRLVGDVDFDAVKDVAGAITPVPGGVGPMTIAMLMVNTLKSASPS, translated from the coding sequence GAGTCCGCGGCGCGATTGAAGAGCCGCACGGGCATCGTTCCTGGGATTGCATTCATCCTTGTCGGCGAAAACCCGGCATCGCAGTCTTACGTGAAGAGCAAGGGCAAAGCGTGCGCGGAACTCGGCTTCTATTCGATCACAGAACAGGTTCCCGCATCGATCTCCGAAGAAGAAGTTTTGGCAATGATCGGCGCGTTCAACAAGGATAAGAAGATCCACGGCATCCTCGTCCAGCTTCCGCTCCCCAGGCACATCAACGAGCAAAAAATAATCGAGGCGATCTCTCCCGAAAAGGACGTGGACGGATTCCATCCGATCAGCGCTGGCCGAATGATGGTCGGCGCCGATACGTTCTTCCCTTGTACGCCGGCCGGAATTCTGGAGCTGCTCAAACGAAGCGGCATCAATCCCTCCGGCAAGCACGTCGTAGTTGCGGGACGGAGCAACATTGTCGGCAAGCCGATCGCCAATATCCTTCTTCAGAAAAAAGAATGGTGCAACGCCATCGTCACCGTCGCTCACACCGGCGCGGCAGACCTCGGTTTCTATGCGCGCCAGGCTGATATTCTGATCGTGGCCATCGGAAAGCCCCGGGCGGTCACCGCGTCAATGGTGAAGCCGGGCTCTATTGTCATCGATGTCGGCATCAACCGCATCGAGGACCCCTCGACGAAAACAGGGTATCGGTTGGTCGGCGATGTGGATTTTGACGCTGTGAAAGATGTTGCCGGCGCAATAACGCCGGTCCCCGGCGGGGTCGGGCCGATGACGATTGCCATGCTGATGGTGAACACGTTGAAATCGGCATCTCCTTCCTGA